From Aerosticca soli, a single genomic window includes:
- a CDS encoding TetR/AcrR family transcriptional regulator, translating into MSAEPHTRQPGPGRPKDMEKRAAILEAAKALFVRNAFAGTSMDAIAAEAGVSKLTVYSHFGDKDNLFREVIRAHIQDLLPEETYAYEPGADIRDILLRIALIHARLDCDQQTVGTFRAILSDCRQGLPRYGKLIWEEGTVRTQALMERLLGQAVEAGQLDIADIPRAAEQFFALIKGNLVLRRMFGCVECNEDYAREIEATARAGVDTFLRAYRPR; encoded by the coding sequence ATGAGTGCCGAACCGCATACCCGCCAGCCGGGACCGGGCAGGCCCAAGGACATGGAAAAACGCGCGGCCATCCTGGAGGCCGCCAAGGCGCTGTTCGTGCGCAACGCCTTCGCCGGCACCAGCATGGATGCGATCGCCGCCGAGGCCGGCGTTTCCAAGCTGACCGTCTACAGCCACTTCGGCGACAAGGACAACCTGTTCCGCGAAGTGATCCGCGCGCACATCCAGGACCTGCTGCCGGAAGAGACCTATGCCTACGAGCCGGGTGCGGACATCCGTGACATCCTGCTGCGCATCGCGCTGATCCACGCGCGGCTGGATTGTGACCAGCAGACCGTGGGCACCTTCCGCGCCATCTTGAGCGACTGCCGCCAGGGCCTGCCGCGCTACGGCAAGCTGATCTGGGAAGAAGGCACCGTCCGCACCCAGGCGTTGATGGAGCGCCTGCTCGGCCAGGCGGTCGAGGCGGGGCAACTCGACATCGCCGACATTCCGCGCGCGGCCGAGCAGTTCTTCGCGCTGATCAAGGGCAACCTGGTGCTGCGCCGGATGTTCGGCTGCGTCGAATGCAACGAGGACTACGCGCGCGAGATCGAGGCCACCGCGCGCGCCGGCGTCGACACCTTCCTGCGCGCCTATCGGCCGCGCTGA
- the ppa gene encoding inorganic diphosphatase — MGLDQVQAGRHVPDEINVVIEIPKDAEPVKYEVDKETGAIFVDRILSTPMRYPCNYGYVPGTLGGDGDPLDALVILPLPLVPGSVIRCHPVGMLKMTDEAGADEKLVVVPTAKVFAGYAHITDITGVTPHWLERIGHFFEHYKDLEKGKWVKVDGWVGADAAKAEILAGVKRYAAERR; from the coding sequence ATGGGCCTGGATCAGGTGCAGGCCGGCCGCCACGTGCCGGATGAAATCAACGTCGTCATCGAGATCCCCAAGGATGCCGAGCCAGTCAAATACGAGGTCGACAAGGAAACCGGCGCGATCTTCGTCGATCGCATCCTGTCCACGCCGATGCGCTATCCGTGCAACTACGGCTACGTGCCGGGCACGCTGGGCGGCGATGGCGATCCCCTGGACGCGCTGGTGATCCTGCCGCTGCCGCTGGTGCCAGGCTCGGTGATCCGCTGCCATCCGGTGGGCATGCTGAAGATGACCGACGAGGCCGGCGCCGACGAGAAACTCGTGGTGGTGCCCACGGCCAAGGTGTTCGCAGGCTATGCGCACATCACCGACATCACGGGCGTCACCCCGCACTGGCTCGAGCGCATCGGCCACTTCTTCGAGCACTACAAGGATCTGGAAAAAGGCAAGTGGGTGAAGGTGGACGGCTGGGTCGGCGCCGACGCGGCCAAGGCCGAGATCCTGGCCGGGGTCAAGCGTTACGCCGCCGAACGGCGTTGA
- the thiC gene encoding phosphomethylpyrimidine synthase ThiC has translation MNALPTDLARAAQALSAAVTQPIPGSRKVHVQGSRADLRVPMREIMQAATPTLFGGEDNPPLAVYDTSGPYTDPAYRVDLAAGLPPLRLRWIEDRGDSQTLAGPTSAFGRARAADARLDAIRFAALRPPRRARAGVNVTQMHYARRGIVTPEMEFVAIRENQRIDAVREAGLLRRHPGHAFGAAMPERITPEFVRDEIARGRAILPANINHPESEPMIIGRNFLTKINANIGNSAVSSGIAEEVEKLVWAIRWGADTVMDLSTGKHIHETREWIIRNAPVPIGTVPIYQALEKVGGVAEELTWEIFRDTLIEQAEQGVDYFTIHAGVLLRFIPLTAGRVTGIVSRGGSILAKWCLAHHKENFLYTHFEDICEIMKAYDVAFSLGDGLRPGSIADANDAAQFAELDTLGELTQVAWKHDVQVMIEGPGHVPMQLIKENMDRQLEKCHEAPFYTLGPLTTDIAPGYDHITSAIGAAMIGWFGTAMLCYVTPKEHLGLPNKQDVRDGIIAYKIAAHAADLAKGHPAAQLRDNALSKARFEFRWQDQFNLGLDPEKAQEFHDETLPKEAHKSAHFCSMCGPKFCSMSITQDVRDYAAAQAAAGADAVEAGMAEKAAEFRAQGAEVYRKA, from the coding sequence ATGAACGCACTTCCCACCGATCTTGCCCGCGCCGCGCAGGCGCTTTCCGCGGCGGTGACCCAGCCCATCCCCGGCTCGCGCAAGGTCCATGTGCAGGGCAGCCGCGCCGACCTGCGCGTGCCGATGCGCGAGATCATGCAGGCCGCCACGCCGACCCTGTTCGGCGGCGAGGACAACCCGCCGCTCGCGGTCTACGATACTTCCGGTCCCTACACCGATCCGGCCTATCGCGTGGATCTGGCCGCCGGCCTGCCGCCGTTGCGGCTGCGCTGGATCGAAGATCGCGGCGACAGCCAGACCCTGGCCGGGCCGACTTCCGCCTTCGGTCGCGCGCGCGCCGCCGACGCCAGGCTCGACGCCATCCGTTTCGCCGCGTTGCGTCCGCCGCGCCGTGCCAGGGCCGGCGTCAACGTCACGCAGATGCATTACGCGCGGCGCGGCATCGTCACCCCGGAGATGGAGTTCGTCGCCATCCGCGAGAACCAGCGCATCGACGCGGTGCGCGAGGCCGGCCTGCTGCGCCGCCATCCGGGCCATGCCTTCGGCGCCGCCATGCCCGAGCGCATCACGCCGGAGTTCGTGCGCGACGAGATCGCACGCGGGCGCGCCATCCTGCCGGCCAACATCAACCATCCGGAAAGCGAGCCGATGATCATCGGCCGCAACTTCCTCACCAAGATCAACGCCAACATCGGCAACAGCGCGGTGAGCTCGGGCATCGCCGAGGAGGTGGAGAAGCTGGTGTGGGCGATCCGCTGGGGCGCCGACACGGTGATGGACCTGTCCACCGGCAAGCACATCCACGAGACGCGCGAGTGGATCATCCGCAATGCGCCGGTGCCGATCGGCACGGTGCCGATCTACCAGGCGCTGGAGAAGGTCGGCGGCGTCGCCGAGGAACTGACCTGGGAGATCTTCCGCGACACCCTGATCGAGCAGGCCGAGCAGGGCGTGGACTACTTCACCATCCACGCCGGCGTGCTGCTGCGCTTCATTCCGCTCACCGCCGGGCGCGTCACCGGCATCGTCAGCCGCGGCGGATCGATCCTCGCCAAGTGGTGTCTGGCGCACCACAAGGAAAATTTCCTCTACACGCACTTCGAGGACATCTGCGAAATCATGAAGGCCTACGACGTCGCCTTCTCGCTCGGCGACGGCCTGCGCCCGGGCTCGATCGCCGACGCCAACGACGCGGCGCAGTTCGCCGAACTCGACACGCTCGGCGAACTCACGCAGGTCGCGTGGAAGCACGACGTGCAGGTGATGATCGAGGGCCCCGGCCACGTGCCCATGCAGCTCATCAAGGAGAACATGGACCGGCAGCTGGAAAAGTGCCACGAGGCGCCGTTCTACACGCTGGGGCCGCTCACCACCGACATCGCGCCCGGCTACGACCACATCACCTCTGCGATCGGCGCGGCGATGATCGGCTGGTTCGGCACTGCCATGCTCTGCTATGTGACGCCGAAGGAACACCTGGGGTTGCCGAACAAGCAGGACGTGCGCGACGGCATCATCGCCTACAAGATCGCCGCGCATGCGGCCGATCTCGCCAAGGGCCATCCGGCCGCGCAGCTGCGCGACAACGCGCTTTCCAAGGCGCGTTTCGAGTTCCGTTGGCAGGATCAGTTCAACCTCGGCCTCGATCCGGAAAAGGCGCAGGAGTTCCACGACGAGACGCTGCCAAAAGAGGCGCACAAGAGCGCGCATTTCTGCTCGATGTGCGGACCTAAGTTCTGTTCGATGAGCATCACCCAGGACGTGCGCGACTACGCCGCCGCGCAGGCCGCGGCCGGCGCGGATGCGGTGGAGGCGGGCATGGCGGAGAAGGCCGCCGAGTTCCGCGCGCAGGGCGCCGAGGTCTATCGCAAGGCGTGA
- a CDS encoding zinc-binding alcohol dehydrogenase family protein, producing MKAVALTRYLPIDDPSALIDVELPAPVIGAWDLLVRVEAVSVNPVDTKLRAPKPGVEPAPRVLGFDAAGTVQAVGAAVTGFAPGDAVYYSGDVTRPGSNAELQAVDARLVAHAPRTLGAGQAAAWPLVTLTAWELLFQRMPYDSERGGQGRCLLVIGGAGGVGSVAIQLARRAGFTVIATASRAETVDWCRAMGAHQVIDHREPLAPQLAALGHAHVDAAINLADTDAYWTPLGEILAPQGHLGLIVEPKDALRIGDPYKAKCIGIHWEFMFARPRFRTPDMAEQGRILARVAALIDAGELKDIHRETLSPINAANLREAHRRLESGRTIGKLTLAGW from the coding sequence ATGAAAGCCGTCGCCCTGACCCGTTATCTGCCGATCGACGATCCCTCCGCGCTGATCGACGTCGAGCTGCCTGCACCGGTCATCGGTGCGTGGGATCTGCTGGTGCGCGTCGAGGCGGTCTCGGTCAATCCGGTCGACACCAAGTTGCGTGCGCCAAAGCCCGGTGTCGAGCCGGCGCCGCGCGTGCTCGGCTTCGATGCCGCCGGCACGGTACAGGCCGTCGGCGCGGCGGTGACCGGCTTCGCCCCCGGCGATGCCGTCTATTACTCGGGCGACGTGACCCGTCCGGGCAGCAATGCCGAGCTGCAGGCCGTGGACGCGCGCCTGGTCGCGCATGCCCCGCGCACGCTCGGCGCGGGGCAGGCGGCGGCCTGGCCGCTGGTCACGCTGACGGCGTGGGAGCTCCTCTTCCAGCGTATGCCGTATGACAGCGAGCGCGGCGGCCAGGGCCGGTGCCTGCTCGTCATCGGCGGCGCCGGCGGGGTGGGCTCGGTCGCCATCCAGCTCGCGCGCCGCGCCGGCTTCACCGTGATCGCCACCGCCTCACGCGCCGAAACGGTCGACTGGTGCCGCGCGATGGGCGCCCATCAGGTGATCGATCATCGCGAGCCGCTCGCGCCGCAGCTTGCCGCCCTCGGCCATGCGCACGTCGATGCGGCGATCAACCTCGCCGACACCGACGCCTACTGGACGCCGCTCGGCGAGATCCTCGCCCCGCAGGGCCATCTCGGGTTGATCGTGGAACCCAAGGACGCCCTGCGCATCGGCGATCCCTACAAGGCCAAATGCATCGGCATCCATTGGGAGTTCATGTTCGCCCGGCCGCGCTTCCGCACCCCGGACATGGCCGAGCAGGGCCGCATCCTGGCGCGGGTGGCGGCGCTGATCGATGCCGGCGAACTCAAGGACATCCACCGCGAGACGCTGTCGCCGATCAACGCGGCCAACCTGCGCGAGGCGCACCGCCGGCTGGAATCGGGCCGCACCATCGGCAAGCTGACCCTGGCCGGCTGGTAA
- a CDS encoding prolyl oligopeptidase family serine peptidase, giving the protein MKRLLWPLLALGLTLGGMSHASDRSASADDEHDPFLWLEDIHGDRALDWVKAQNARTEQQFAASPSFEHTRERILEVLDSDARIPYVTRKGDYLYNFWQDQAHPRGLWRRTTLAEYRKAAPRWEVLLDVDALNAAEGKRWVFKSVECLKPAYTRCLISLSPDGGDAVAVREFDILSKSFVEGGFALPVAKSEVAWIDENRIYVGTDFGPGSMTRSSYPRIVKEWRRGTPLEAATLVYEGRPEDLAVSAFHDRTPGFERDFVLVATDFFHARHYLRRPDGLVQLAVPDDAAAVDAHREWLLVETRTPWTVGGHSYPGGALLAIRFEDFLAGKRDFAVLFQPDAHTALASFDWTRHHLILDVLDDVKSRLEVLTPPSAGNDWQRAPLAGAPAMSTVHVVDTDPDTIDEYWLTVTGFLTPPSLQRGVLGEGEAETIKQSPAFFDAAKFQVSQHFVASKDGTRVPYFEIAPKDLKPDGAHRTLLYGYGGFEVALLPSYSGSIGRAWLERGGVYVVANIRGGGEYGPRWHEAALKANRLRAYEDFAAVAQDLVRRGITSPKHLGAEGGSNGGLLMGNMLTLYPQLFGAIASEVPLLDMRRYTRLSAGASWIAEYGDPDDPAQWAFIRRFSPYHHLKPGMPYPPVLFYTATSDDRVGPVQARKMAAKMQAMGYQDVWFYENLEGGHGAGADNRQSAHMHALVYEFLWDRLQ; this is encoded by the coding sequence TTGAAACGCTTGCTCTGGCCGTTGCTGGCGCTTGGCCTCACACTGGGCGGCATGAGCCACGCATCCGACCGGTCCGCGTCCGCGGACGACGAGCACGATCCCTTTCTTTGGCTGGAAGACATCCACGGTGACCGCGCGCTGGACTGGGTGAAGGCGCAGAACGCGCGCACCGAGCAGCAGTTTGCCGCTTCGCCCTCCTTCGAGCACACCCGCGAGCGCATCCTCGAAGTGCTCGATTCGGATGCGCGCATTCCCTACGTCACCCGCAAGGGCGACTACCTCTACAACTTCTGGCAGGACCAGGCGCACCCACGCGGGCTGTGGCGGCGTACCACGCTGGCCGAATACCGCAAGGCCGCGCCGAGGTGGGAAGTGCTGCTCGACGTCGATGCCTTGAACGCGGCCGAGGGCAAGCGCTGGGTCTTCAAGAGCGTCGAATGCCTGAAGCCGGCCTACACGCGCTGCCTGATCTCGCTCTCGCCCGACGGCGGCGACGCGGTGGCGGTGCGCGAGTTCGATATCTTGAGCAAATCCTTCGTCGAAGGCGGTTTCGCGTTGCCGGTGGCCAAGAGCGAGGTGGCCTGGATCGACGAAAACCGCATCTACGTCGGCACCGATTTCGGTCCCGGCTCGATGACCCGCTCGAGCTACCCGCGCATCGTCAAGGAATGGCGCCGCGGCACGCCGCTCGAGGCGGCGACGCTGGTGTACGAAGGTCGCCCCGAGGATCTCGCCGTCAGTGCCTTCCACGATCGCACGCCGGGTTTCGAGCGCGATTTCGTCCTCGTCGCCACCGATTTCTTTCACGCCCGGCATTACCTGCGCCGGCCGGACGGGCTGGTGCAGCTGGCCGTGCCCGACGACGCCGCCGCGGTGGACGCGCATCGCGAATGGCTGCTGGTGGAAACGCGCACGCCGTGGACGGTCGGCGGTCACAGCTATCCCGGTGGCGCGCTGCTGGCGATCCGCTTTGAGGATTTCCTCGCCGGCAAGCGCGATTTCGCCGTGCTGTTCCAGCCCGACGCACACACCGCGCTGGCCTCGTTCGACTGGACACGCCATCACCTGATCCTCGACGTGCTGGACGACGTCAAGAGCCGACTGGAAGTGCTCACGCCGCCATCGGCCGGCAACGACTGGCAACGCGCGCCACTGGCCGGCGCACCGGCGATGAGCACGGTGCATGTGGTGGACACCGATCCGGATACGATCGACGAATACTGGCTCACCGTTACCGGCTTCCTGACGCCGCCGTCACTGCAGCGCGGCGTGCTCGGCGAAGGCGAGGCCGAGACGATCAAGCAGAGCCCGGCCTTCTTCGATGCCGCCAAGTTCCAGGTGAGCCAGCACTTCGTCGCCTCGAAGGATGGCACCCGCGTGCCCTACTTCGAGATCGCGCCGAAGGACCTGAAACCCGACGGCGCCCACCGCACGTTACTGTACGGCTACGGCGGCTTCGAGGTCGCGCTGCTGCCCTCCTACAGCGGCAGCATCGGCCGCGCCTGGCTGGAGCGTGGCGGCGTGTATGTGGTCGCCAACATCCGCGGCGGCGGCGAATACGGCCCGCGCTGGCACGAGGCCGCGCTGAAGGCCAACCGGCTGCGCGCCTACGAGGACTTCGCCGCGGTGGCGCAGGACCTCGTCCGCCGCGGCATCACCTCGCCGAAACACCTGGGCGCCGAGGGCGGCAGCAACGGCGGACTGCTGATGGGCAACATGCTGACGCTGTATCCGCAGCTGTTCGGCGCGATCGCCAGCGAGGTGCCGCTGCTGGACATGCGCCGCTACACGCGGCTTTCTGCCGGCGCCTCGTGGATCGCCGAATACGGCGATCCGGACGATCCGGCGCAATGGGCCTTCATCCGGCGTTTTTCGCCGTATCACCATCTCAAGCCCGGCATGCCTTATCCGCCGGTGCTGTTCTACACCGCCACCAGCGATGACCGCGTCGGTCCGGTGCAGGCGCGCAAGATGGCGGCGAAGATGCAGGCCATGGGGTACCAGGACGTATGGTTCTACGAGAACCTGGAAGGCGGCCACGGCGCCGGCGCCGACAACCGGCAGTCGGCGCACATGCACGCCCTGGTCTACGAATTTCTGTGGGACCGCCTGCAGTGA
- a CDS encoding 2OG-Fe(II) oxygenase, translating to MAGVSPELRAWILATAGAGHDATQLLRLMQEAGYTLPQSRAALAEVLPAAMAAASSDGARPQHPHPPLADAGDRRVRIAASVEAPPLRLIQDLLDADECAALIAQARPRLARVRTVAEDGRQQIDARRTSAGMFFALGETPLVARIEQRIAALTGLPTTHGEGLQVLHYQPGQQYEPHYDWFDPAQPGFAAVSARGGQRVATVVIYLNTPEEGGGTAFPGLGLTFTALAGSAVYFAYAAGDALSLHAGLPVLRGEKWIATKWLRERPFG from the coding sequence ATGGCTGGCGTCAGCCCGGAACTGCGCGCCTGGATCCTCGCCACCGCAGGCGCGGGGCACGATGCGACGCAGCTGTTGCGGCTGATGCAGGAGGCCGGTTACACGCTCCCGCAAAGCCGGGCTGCGCTGGCCGAGGTGCTGCCCGCGGCGATGGCCGCGGCGAGTTCGGACGGAGCGCGGCCGCAGCATCCGCACCCGCCGCTGGCCGATGCCGGCGATCGCCGCGTGCGCATCGCCGCCAGCGTGGAAGCGCCGCCCTTGCGGCTCATCCAGGACCTGCTCGATGCCGACGAATGTGCCGCGCTCATTGCCCAGGCGCGGCCACGGCTCGCCCGCGTGCGCACCGTGGCCGAGGACGGCCGGCAGCAGATCGACGCGCGGCGCACCAGCGCGGGCATGTTCTTCGCCCTCGGCGAGACGCCCCTGGTCGCGCGCATCGAGCAGCGCATCGCCGCCCTGACCGGCCTGCCCACCACGCATGGCGAGGGCCTGCAGGTGCTCCATTACCAACCGGGCCAGCAGTACGAGCCGCATTACGACTGGTTCGATCCGGCGCAGCCGGGTTTCGCCGCGGTCAGCGCACGCGGCGGCCAGCGCGTGGCCACGGTGGTGATCTACCTCAACACGCCCGAGGAAGGCGGCGGCACCGCGTTTCCTGGCCTGGGCCTCACCTTCACTGCGCTCGCCGGTTCGGCCGTCTATTTCGCCTACGCGGCGGGCGATGCGCTGTCGCTGCATGCCGGCCTGCCGGTGCTCCGCGGCGAGAAATGGATCGCCACCAAGTGGCTGCGCGAGCGCCCCTTCGGCTGA
- a CDS encoding ferritin-like domain-containing protein → MAANSKPFLTDIQTIRKRAREHIDQGAITEGYTADRETVIKLLNEALATELVCVLRYKFHYFMAKGIHAKSVAAEFLEHANEEQQHADRLAQRITQLEGKPDFNPAGLLTRSHADYVEGDDLVDMIKEDLVAERIAIDSYRDIVRYLGNDDPTTRRMMEEILAAEEEHAEDLSTLLEELGKKGEPAKPGRG, encoded by the coding sequence ATGGCGGCCAACAGCAAGCCCTTCCTCACCGATATCCAGACCATCCGCAAGCGCGCTCGCGAGCACATCGACCAGGGGGCGATCACGGAAGGCTACACGGCCGACCGCGAGACGGTGATCAAGCTGCTCAACGAGGCGCTGGCCACCGAGCTGGTGTGCGTGCTGCGCTACAAGTTCCACTATTTCATGGCCAAGGGCATCCATGCCAAGAGCGTGGCGGCCGAGTTCCTCGAACATGCCAACGAGGAACAGCAGCACGCCGATCGTCTCGCCCAACGCATCACCCAGCTCGAGGGCAAGCCGGATTTCAATCCGGCGGGCCTGCTCACGCGCAGTCATGCCGACTACGTCGAGGGCGATGATCTGGTCGACATGATCAAGGAAGACCTGGTCGCCGAGCGCATCGCCATCGACAGCTACCGCGACATCGTGCGCTATCTCGGCAACGACGATCCGACCACGCGGCGGATGATGGAGGAAATCCTGGCCGCCGAGGAGGAACACGCCGAGGATCTTTCCACCCTGCTCGAGGAACTCGGCAAGAAGGGCGAGCCGGCCAAACCCGGCCGGGGCTGA
- a CDS encoding TolC family outer membrane protein, with translation MRLKLLSLALALTVTSLPGHGEDLLDAYRQARANDPVLSQAEATRLATGENVIQARALLLPQVNGSLSLSQASGASASTVYGANGAPLNGGHERTRTESVTLDQTILDLSKIADLHAARSQSQSQDSQYEAALQALFVRVTAAYFNVLTSEDTLAFAKANEEALRRAYDQAEQRFKVGLAAITDEYQAKSAYELARAQTVAAQNALDDAREALTQITGRPLGPLKKLRDNLPLLPPNPQDPDAWVQEALRNNPSIAAQQYNVQAAEHTINAARSGHLPTINASVSRGKSASWLENIGGAFADRNGRYGTTVGVTLTVPIFAGGATQSRVRQSIYNRDAAQDALESQRRQTARDALNYYRSVLAGIRQVEANRASVEASQKSLEATRAGFDVGTQTMLDVLNAIQTLTQAQSSYSQSRHQFILDQLQLKQAAGTIDVKDVEAVNALLQ, from the coding sequence ATGCGCTTGAAGCTTCTGTCCTTGGCCCTGGCCCTGACGGTGACGTCGCTGCCCGGCCACGGCGAGGATCTCCTGGATGCCTACCGGCAGGCCCGGGCGAACGACCCGGTGCTTTCACAAGCCGAGGCCACCCGGCTCGCCACCGGCGAGAACGTCATACAGGCACGCGCCCTGCTGCTGCCGCAGGTCAACGGCAGCCTGTCGCTGAGCCAGGCCAGCGGCGCGAGCGCCAGCACGGTCTATGGCGCCAATGGCGCACCGCTCAACGGCGGCCACGAGCGCACGCGTACCGAATCGGTGACACTGGACCAGACCATCCTCGATCTCAGCAAGATCGCCGACCTGCACGCCGCGCGTTCGCAGTCGCAATCGCAGGATTCGCAATACGAGGCCGCGCTGCAGGCTTTGTTCGTGCGCGTGACCGCCGCCTATTTCAACGTGCTGACCAGCGAGGACACGCTGGCCTTCGCCAAGGCCAACGAGGAAGCACTGCGCCGCGCCTACGACCAGGCCGAACAGCGCTTCAAGGTCGGCCTGGCCGCGATCACCGACGAATACCAGGCCAAGTCCGCCTACGAGCTGGCCCGCGCGCAGACCGTCGCCGCCCAGAACGCGCTGGACGATGCGCGCGAGGCGCTGACCCAGATCACCGGCCGGCCGCTCGGCCCGCTCAAGAAGCTGCGCGACAACCTGCCGCTGCTGCCGCCCAATCCGCAGGATCCGGACGCCTGGGTGCAGGAAGCGCTGCGCAACAATCCCAGCATCGCCGCGCAGCAGTACAACGTCCAGGCCGCCGAGCACACCATCAATGCCGCGCGCTCGGGCCACCTGCCCACCATCAACGCCTCGGTCAGTCGCGGCAAGTCGGCCAGCTGGCTGGAGAACATCGGCGGCGCCTTCGCCGACCGCAACGGCCGCTATGGCACCACCGTGGGGGTCACCCTGACCGTGCCGATCTTCGCCGGCGGCGCCACCCAGTCGCGCGTGCGCCAGTCGATCTACAACCGCGACGCCGCCCAGGATGCCCTGGAAAGCCAGCGCCGCCAGACCGCCCGCGATGCGCTGAACTATTACCGTTCGGTGCTGGCCGGCATCCGGCAGGTGGAGGCCAACCGCGCCTCGGTCGAGGCCAGCCAGAAATCGCTCGAGGCCACCCGTGCCGGTTTCGACGTCGGCACCCAGACCATGCTCGACGTGCTGAACGCCATCCAGACCCTGACTCAGGCGCAGAGCAGCTATTCGCAGTCGCGCCATCAATTCATCCTGGACCAGCTGCAGCTCAAGCAGGCGGCCGGCACCATCGACGTCAAGGACGTCGAGGCCGTCAACGCGCTGCTGCAGTAG
- a CDS encoding protein-L-isoaspartate O-methyltransferase family protein translates to MAMNFEQARQNMVENQVRPWEVFDARVLDVLKRVHREDFVPPALRNLAFADVCLPLGHGEVMMKPVLEGRILQALSLTPDDRVLEVGTGSGFLTACLAHLAGHVTSIDLHADFIDAAAARLAAAGVRNVELVLGEAVREWQPNGHFDAIVLTGAVYRIPPRYLEWLAPGDRLLAICGESPVQQVVLLTQGDDRLLRETSLLETDLPYLRHAEPPRRFEL, encoded by the coding sequence ATGGCGATGAACTTCGAACAAGCACGGCAGAACATGGTGGAAAACCAGGTGCGGCCGTGGGAGGTCTTCGACGCCCGCGTGCTCGACGTGCTCAAGCGCGTGCATCGCGAGGATTTCGTACCGCCTGCGCTGCGCAATCTCGCTTTCGCCGACGTCTGCCTGCCGCTCGGCCACGGCGAGGTGATGATGAAGCCGGTGCTGGAAGGCCGCATCCTGCAGGCGCTCAGCCTGACGCCAGACGATCGCGTGCTCGAGGTCGGCACCGGCTCGGGCTTCCTCACCGCGTGCCTGGCCCACCTCGCCGGACACGTGACCAGTATCGACCTGCATGCCGATTTCATCGACGCGGCCGCCGCACGGCTGGCCGCGGCCGGGGTGCGCAACGTCGAGCTGGTGCTCGGCGAGGCCGTGCGGGAATGGCAGCCGAACGGGCATTTCGACGCGATCGTGCTCACCGGCGCGGTCTACCGCATCCCGCCGCGTTATCTGGAATGGCTCGCTCCCGGCGACCGCCTGCTCGCCATCTGCGGCGAATCGCCGGTGCAGCAGGTGGTACTGCTGACCCAGGGCGACGACCGCCTGCTGCGCGAGACCAGCCTGCTGGAAACCGACCTGCCCTATCTGCGCCACGCTGAACCGCCGCGCCGGTTCGAGCTGTGA